A window of Candidatus Poribacteria bacterium contains these coding sequences:
- a CDS encoding DNA methyltransferase, translated as MNNITQIVNDFGESIVQVDGDIPVDLSTKDGDRFLFISYDQSILTHGLHKYPAKFFPELPRWLLKRYSQENDRILDPFAGSGTTNVEALLSKRHSVGIDVDPFSRFISKVKVTPLVEKEMKSAQKALLEAVLHYRPSLVNESDLPDFPYRDNWFNKEILLEITYLRKQIQSLDNNEEVKDFFKVCLSSIIRSVSNADNNCTRTVIRKKLNKSVNPNDALKRFVKALEVKVPKMVEFSRNCPPNITVEFPEDMEARNIKYNANHFDLALTSPPYVNAVDYPRTHQLEMYWLGFEQESLLTLKKQNVGTESVSAQHYKVVHKIGVPEADRVIANIFMQDPRRAYIAFKYLDDMRKNLIEVHKVLREAGRYVIVVGNNRIRGQVFENWKYLMSIAEDIGFGIETYFGSEIIKHFIKVPRGERINTDWVLVLKK; from the coding sequence ATGAACAACATTACTCAAATTGTCAATGACTTTGGCGAAAGCATTGTTCAAGTAGATGGCGACATTCCTGTTGATTTGTCAACAAAGGATGGCGATAGGTTTTTATTCATCAGTTATGATCAGAGTATCCTAACGCACGGCTTGCACAAATATCCTGCTAAGTTTTTCCCGGAATTGCCGCGTTGGCTTCTTAAACGATATTCTCAAGAAAACGACAGGATACTCGATCCGTTTGCTGGGAGCGGCACTACAAATGTTGAAGCACTTCTCTCAAAACGCCACTCTGTAGGAATTGATGTCGATCCATTTTCCCGCTTCATTTCAAAAGTGAAAGTAACGCCTTTGGTGGAAAAAGAAATGAAGTCCGCGCAAAAAGCCCTGTTGGAGGCTGTTCTTCATTATAGACCTTCACTGGTTAATGAATCAGATCTACCGGATTTCCCTTACAGAGACAACTGGTTCAATAAAGAAATTCTATTAGAGATAACCTATTTAAGAAAGCAGATTCAGTCCCTTGATAATAACGAAGAAGTTAAAGACTTCTTCAAGGTCTGTCTTTCCTCTATCATCCGTTCCGTCTCTAATGCTGATAACAATTGCACCCGGACAGTAATCCGCAAGAAATTAAATAAATCAGTTAATCCTAACGATGCTTTGAAGCGATTCGTGAAAGCACTCGAAGTCAAAGTTCCCAAAATGGTAGAATTCTCTCGAAACTGTCCACCTAACATAACTGTCGAATTTCCAGAGGACATGGAGGCAAGGAACATCAAATATAACGCGAATCACTTTGATTTAGCGTTAACGTCACCACCTTATGTCAATGCTGTTGACTATCCGAGAACCCACCAATTGGAGATGTATTGGCTTGGCTTTGAACAAGAATCATTACTTACTCTAAAAAAACAGAATGTCGGAACAGAAAGTGTTTCGGCTCAGCATTACAAGGTTGTACACAAAATAGGTGTACCAGAGGCGGATAGAGTGATAGCAAACATTTTTATGCAGGATCCGAGGCGTGCGTACATCGCCTTTAAGTATTTAGACGACATGCGAAAAAACCTTATCGAAGTCCACAAGGTTTTGCGTGAGGCCGGTAGATACGTTATTGTTGTCGGTAATAATCGTATTAGGGGACAGGTCTTTGAGAATTGGAAATATCTCATGTCAATTGCCGAAGATATTGGGTTTGGGATCGAAACTTATTTTGGTTCGGAAATTATCAAACACTTTATTAAGGTTCCGCGGGGAGAGCGTATCAACACAGACTGGGTTCTCGTTTTGAAAAAATAA